Genomic DNA from Ornithorhynchus anatinus isolate Pmale09 chromosome 14, mOrnAna1.pri.v4, whole genome shotgun sequence:
AAACCAAAGAAAATGAGCGGATTtctactattattaaaatggtctttttttgtttaaaaaaaacaaagaaaatgagcggatttctactattattaaaatggtcTTTTTTTGTTTAAAGGTTGGTTGCCGGTGGAGAAAAATAATAAACAATATTGCTGGCACTCTTCTGTGGTCAATTATGAGTTTGAAACAGCCCTTGTATTAAACTGTCATGCTGGTGACCCTGGCCTTCTAGAAATCAGTGCAGTTCCATTATCTGATCTATTGGAACAAACGCTAGAACTCATAGGAACAAACATCAATGCTAATCCATATGGTATGTATTCTGTTTTCCTATTTCGTGGTAGAAAACTGCGCGGATGTTCAAAATCGTTTCCTTTAAAGGCGGTCCGACGAGTTTTGGGGACAGTATACGCTCAGAAGTACAATCAAGGAAATGACTTGCGGGTTATTGAATTAGATTACGGGGCTTCTACTCTTACCTTTATTTCTTACTATGGCAAATTCTGGGACACAGTGGAGTGTTCCGGGTGGGCGAATTCGACATGACTCCTGCTTTATTTTGTTTCCAGTAAAAATGCCACTACTCACCCGTGTATGAAAAACCATCTAGGCAGATTGAGCTTCACTTAAGGGAAACGTAATCGTATGGGTTGTGCGTACCTTTAGTGTTGTTTTAAGGAAATATCACTTGAAATACTTCAAAAATGTAGGTACCGGGTAAACTTTTTGACTCCGATTTGGAGGAAATATTGGAATTTAGTTCGGTCTTTTGTTCTGTCTTATTATTGCTTTTTGGTTCGAGCAGTTAATGATGGTCACCTTTCATTGTTTAGGATTAGGAAGCAAGAAGCATCCTGTACACCTTCTTGTTCCACACggagcatttaaaataaaaagtcaGCCTAGCCTAAAGCACAGCGACCTATTGACTTGGTTTGAGAGTTGCCGAGAGGGTAAAATTGAAGGCATAGTGTGGCACTGCAGCGATGGGTGCTTAATCAAGGTAGGGTTTATGGAATTGATGTTTTGGTTGCACTTGTCCTTCAAAAATGTGGAATGCTAAAGAATGAAACATTGCAGGAAAACCTTTTTCTTTGCTATGTATACCAAGAAACGAATTTCTTGGAAGCACTGGTGAATTCACGTGTATGGTAAATATAATGAAGCTTTCCATAAGTAGcatagggtggtttttttttttacagtgttaGCAGTGAAAAGTCAACGTAGCTAGACGGGAAAAAACAGAGTGCCATACCAGGTGCTTGCCTTGGTTCTCTGTAGACCCTTCTTGGGAATGAAAGCAGGCTCCCAGTAACACCAGCCCTCTTTGTTTTTGTTGAAATAAAGGGGACAGCCCTGGTAACTGGTAAAATTTTCATTCTCTCCTGATCTTACCTTTGCATTGCCGCTCCCCTTCGCATTATCTCTGCCTCCTGTTCCCATTCCCCAGGCTCCCTAAATCATTCCTCTGCCTTACACAGAACTACTTTTAATATGGcagagcagtatggcccagtggaaggagcatgggcctgggaatcagaggatctgggttcagtcattcattcagtagtatttattgagcgcttactatgtccagagcactgtactgagcacttgggatgtacaaatcggtaacagagacagtccctgccctttgacgggcttacagtcttctactgtccgctccgccatttgcccgctgtgtgaccttgggcaagtcactttactttctttgccttagttccctcatctgccatacggggattcagtacctttacTCCCTCGTacttaaaccccatgtgggacttatcttgtatgaaccccaacagttagaacagtgcttaacacagattaagtacttaacaaattttcTCCCAGGAGTTAGCCTTTTTAGTCATTTTCACTTATTTCTTTTCCCTTCACAGGTCCATCGCCATCACCTTGGCTTACGCTGGCCAATACCAGACACTCACATGAACTCTCAGCCGGTTGTTGTTAATATAAGCAGCAGCAAATATGGctgtgacctggattctaaatgtcTGTTTAGTCATTTTTCTAAGCTTGATAGTCAAAAATTTGGCAGTCTGAGAGATATAAAGCTGGATGGTTGAAGTGTTGTCCAGTGGAGTAAAGTGAAATGTTGGAAGAGTACGTTTGGCTGAATGAAAAGTGACCCCTTTTCTCTTTACAGCAAAAAGTGTTTAAAATCGAATCCAGAAAATAGAGCGTTTGTTTAAGCCTTCCATATTTTTCTTAACTTAAAAACAGCTTTAGGCATCAATCGGGAGTGAGGGGCTGGAAGCTGCTTCTAGCAGCTTCATGGTGCCTGGGCAGTTTTGTTTTGAAGGACAAAAACTGCTATAATTCCTGGCCTAGATGGTTAGGGATACaattaggggagtgaagtctATCCCATTTGATACTGGAAATAGAAAATAATTCTCAACCTAATTTTATGATCTTGAACATGGGGTCTCAACTTTAATTCAAACAGACTTAGTACACACTGGGCTACTCACGAAGGAAACTGGCTAAACTTCAAGAGAAACGAGTCACATAAATTCACAAGTCCATAACTGTAAATTGTAAATGCTAAATGAGGACTTTACTATGACTCTAACACAATATTTGTCACACACTATATACACATGCATCATTTACAACTTATACTTCATATAAAGCGTATAAAAATAATCCtaatatattaaaatataatGTTCAATTAGATTCTGTCAATTTGACGGGAATCATTTGTAAAGAACGGAAGACTGGTCACTGAAACCTCTTTCACAGCTGTGCGCCTCTAAAGCTGGTGATGTAAGTTGCTATTAGGTGATAGAAGCATTATCAGGACTATCCGTTGGGACTCCAAATTGTTCCGAgagtttttttaatctttcttccAGGAGTATATTCTTTTTCACTTCTTCATTGTAATTATACTTCAAgtcttcaatttcctcaaaaAATGAAGGATCCACATTTTCTAGTTCTTTTTTTAGCTGTATGATTTCTTCCTGTGGGAAACATAAAATAATATTTGAAATCACTCAGAACTAGAAAAAAACTTCCTAATCCTACTGGATAAAGTTCTGAGTGCCAGCAGCGAGTTAAGGAGACAGCAATGTTTTTTAGGCTTTAAATTGCAGTACATTTTTTAAGGTTAGCCAATAATGCCATTAAAAGCCTATCCTTCACCTGAATTAATACATTCTCTTGCCTCCatgaaatgtttttcttttgttctttaaATAGAATATCAGTATCTTCATAGGTTAAAATATTGACTTTTTCCAAACCTATTTTAGATGCTCTAGGTgacttttaaagaaaaagaatagaAAATGTAACATTGAAAGTTATTTGGACATCTTTCCTAAGTTTAAATCTGATGTGCAGTATTCTAATTTATCTCCTGGTCTTCAGAACTATCACTTTACTACATGTAATAAAAACAAGTAACAAATAAACAAGTGTGGTTCAGTATGTTTCAGGTGTCTTAAAACAACAAAAGGAATGATAAAAATGCACGTCCTACAGCAGTGCTGTTTTTCCCAAGGGACCTAATGGTAACCAAAGACCACTTTTTACTGGCCCTAAGGGTCATAAATCTGGGTTTGTGGCATTTTATAGGTTGGAAGCCCTTGGAGGGCTGTGATCATTTGCTTTACCTTTGTCATATTTGCACTCGTTTAAGACTAAAATAATGACAACAGCAGAGTAGGAAGAAATCAATCTCCCCAATGGCCACCACACTGAGCCAGCCCCTTGTCACATCCCGATCTGATTCTTCCATTctatccttccctctcccgccccaatcatttttctaaaacggtACCGTAAGTTCCTCCGAAACCTTCGgtgtcttccctttcctctctgcagcAAGGAGAGACTCGTGAACGTTGACTTTAAAGCGTACGGTAAGTTGGCTCTCGTCCCCCTACACTCCAGCTCCGTCTTCATTCCTCCCGtgataacctactcactgggcctccttcccctttctcccatcaCAAACCTTTGGCTCGCACCCTCCTCCCTGCAActcctctctcttcatttctgatatcgtcagagcccttctgaaatcccactcacTTCAGGAAACACTTCCTGTAGGAATCTGATCTTCCTCCCTGTTCTCTACCTTAATTGCCATTCCAGCTCTTCCTTGCCAACTCAGCCCAAAAGGTCCAACGACCcccgtagcacttacgtacacatctcaTGTAAatgtatatttgttaagtgcttactatgttccaagcgctggggtagctacaagccccacagggggctcccagtattatacatgaggtaactgtggcacagagaagtgaagcgacttgcccaagatcacacagcggacaagtggcccgagaagcagtgttgtctgatagagcacaggctctttccactaggccacactgttcctccaatCCAGCCCTTCTATCTGTCACTGATCCTATCCCCTACCATTCGCCTACAGCTCCTTACCGTCTCCCTTCTAACACAAGTctgtttcatttaaaaaaaggccTCTCAACTCCACAGCCTTCTATTCCTATCCGTACCTCCCCGAAAGGGTCATATACACCCTCGGCCTCCAATCTCTTTGCCCACTTCGTTCTCAGGAGATTTCGCTCTACAGGATCACCTTCCGAACCCTCCACCGTGTCAAAGAAAAACTCATAATCACctgcaaggctctccaccaactgttCCTACCTATCCTATCTGCTCTCTCTACCTACTTATACCCAATTTGCCATCTCCATTCCTCCCCAGCCAACCTTCCACCTGTACCTGTTTCGATTCAGGCTCCGTCCCTTCGCTCGTGGTGTTCTCCTGGTTAGAAACGCACTCCTTGCCCAAATCGGACAGGCCATCTCTCTCCATAAATTCAAATTGCTCCTAAAATACCACCTTCTCCAAGTAAACCGTTCATGGTTAATTCCCCTGAGCTGCACCATCCCTTCAGGTAActctagcatttatgaacttaCTTTATACCCTACTCAGAACTCAAATTTGCATGTTGGCTGTTTTCTGACCTCCCTACCAATTTTTTTAGGCAATGGCTACTTGTAAACCTTTTGTTTTGTCTCCCCTGGTAAAGTGTACGGACACCTGTCATTTtgctattctgtacttctcaaacCCCTTCCAGAGGGCACCACatcaagtggatgctcaataaatgctattactaccatTAGACACCAATCAGTcagtaattattgaacacttacctggtgcaaagcactgtactaagagcttgggtatgTTTACTCTGTTTCAGTGTTTTGATCAAATACTGCCACGGGATGTTTACCATCTCACATTTGCTTAAGACTCCCCTAAGAAATGGTTACATCAGTTATTCCTCATGCTTTGCATAAAGATTTACAAATCTCAAAGAGGAACTGACGAGGTGTCCTGTTTGATATGTAAGAATATGGTGTTTTGGATGCCGGGAGTGGATTACAAATTACCTGGAAGTGCTGTTTTTCTAGATTTGAGGTTTCGAGCTGGGtcttcagctcttccacttcttcCATTAATTTGCCATATCCTGTCAAAACAATGTTAGTAAAATTAGAAATATCTTATCTCagatgaggctttttttttttttccgtccTTCCTACGAGAGTTTGGTAGTATCAGGGTATTATTCAACCCCAGTGGAGGGCAAAACAATTGCCTTCTCTTCGGACGGCTCCCCAGCTCCCTCGTTTGGGATTTTCCGCCACTACtgctcacctctccccttcccagtgaTGTCTAGACTCCAAACCGACCTCCATTCTCCTTGTTTCCTGCTCCCTTAACCTTGTTCCTAGTCATATCTTACTTCGATTGCTACCTCAGACCCCACCACAGACCCCCcttcttcagtccacacttcactctgctgcctggatcgtttttctaaaataacatttGCATCTGTCTTAccgttcctcaaaaacctccagtggtggctcatttctctttgcctaaaacaaactcctgaccactggctttacggcactcaatcagctctctcctccctaaTTTTCCTCTCTCgtctccactacaccaagcttgcccgcttcactcctctcacaCCAACTGACTTCTTAAGCGTCATTCACGTTTCTTTCTCCACCGACCGCCTGTTcacgtcctctctcctccttcacattGATAATCGCTCTCCCCAAATGCAAAGCCCTTCtctgaaaccccatctcctccagaagactttccctgattaatctctcatcccaACTGGACAGCACTTCTACGTCACCTAGGGACGTGGTTTCTCAtaccaccctcacagcacttatgtacacatctttaaaatcggttccttccccctacctgtaatttagttgCTTGTAAACTCTTGTAAACAagaattattgtactttccaagtgcttacaacagtggtcTACCTGGAGTAAACAAGTgctcataattataattaagagTGCTAATACTAAATtccttcagccgtatttattgagtgtgtaaagcactgtacttagagcttgggagagtaaaacacaacggccaacagacacatttcctgcccccggtctagaggggatgatggacattaaaataaattacagatatatacgtatgtgctgcgacgatgggagggaggatgaatgaagggagcaagtcagggtgatgcagaagggagtgggagaggagggtttagacagggaaggattcctggaggagatgtgccttcaataaggttttgaagtgggggggagagcaattatctgtccgataagaggagggagggctttcccggccagaggtaggatgcggacAGGAGGTTGGGGGCAACATAGATGACACGGAGATAGAGTTGAAGGGATAGCACCAGTAAATGCTAAAGAGGGTTAAATGTTGATgtgggacagagcacaggtctctgGGACTGGATATTTAGTGACTTCTTGGATTACTGTCGCCGACCTGTTGACCTCTCCCTATTAATTGCCAATTTAGTGAATTATGCCTCAGTTCACTTTAACGAAATGTTTGGCAAATGGCAAGCTGAATGCTCCAGAAACCCATTTCTAAGTTTGCTATCAAATTCAAAATGCAAAATTACAAACATAAAAGGATCATAATCACCTGGTGGAGAGCCTTCAGGAGCAGTCGGCGTCGTTCGGTGTCTGTAAACTTCTATCTGACGGAGTAATTCAGCCTTTTCCTTTTCTAGCCGATTACCGGTTAATCTGGAACACAATAATAATGGATAATTAATGAAGATAATAGCTCAGCACCTAGATACACACATATGGGAGTGTTATCATACAGTAGAGGCAGGTTTTCTACATAGGATATTTTTTTCTTCTACTGCACTTTACCGGAGAAGCTGAAGCTCTCGGTGCAGGCCTTGATCTGTCTTGGCATCCTCAGGAAACTGTTTGAGAAGTTCAATCTTTGAATCCAAATAAAAAAGCAGATACCGGTTAGAAGATAAGTCCTACATTTGAATGCTTACAGCATAAGCAGAGAATGTAAAAGCACCACTTCTCCACACAAATCACTGCATTTCTGTAAATTATAATCTCTGaaatgatacaatacagtagatgcTGAAGGTTTGGTGAATTTTCATAGTAAACAGCAAATGCCTAAACGTTATTCTAACTTTGAATAATCATTCGAAAGCTACAATCTGTCCAGATACGTTCAAAGTAAAATGTCAGAATAAGTACACCACCTCAAATAACTTGGCACAGATGTGGTTCGCGGCTATTATTCCCGAAACTCTAGTGACTCACCTGACCCAGCAcaccttcgtacagtgctctgaaaacagcagGCATTTACTAAGTttactaaatattattactactagtgctGCAGAGTCCCTGCGCCTCACCTCCCTCCATAAAATTCACCTCCACAGACCATAAAAGCAAGCTGTTTTACTGGTTTGTTAGCAGAAGTTTAATCGAAGTTTTATAATTCTTGAAGGGATTTAAGCAGAGCTCCCTTCCATATTCTTGCCAAATTTCACATCTCCTTTATTCCCTTTGaaaccctgtagactataagcccattgtgggcaaggaacatgtctccaagcactcaataaatatgactgaatgaataccaaatctgtcatactgtactttgccaagcagttagtacagtgatctgcacacagtaaccactcattaaataccatagttTGACTAGAGGGCTCTTTGGCTTCTCCTTCTAAGAAATTGGTGCCCAACATGGGGTGAGCTTGTTACAttttaagaataaaaaaaaaataatgatggtattaagcgcttgctctgtgccaagcactacgctaagcTCCGAGacggattcaagataattggttACTTACCTGTTCCTTTAGGTCTTGCGTGCACTCTGTAATTTTCCGTTCCCTTTCCGTTGCTTCTCTCAGTTGTTGTTTAAGATCGGTGATTTTTAGATTTTTATTGGCAATATCTGTTTCCATTTCTTTCATCTTGGTTTCATACATTctaaaggcaggaaaggaaagtaCGGATCATTGCCTTTAACAAAGGCACCTGTATCGTGCTGTTTTTTTGAAGTTGAATTTATACAGATAGGCTGGGGACATTGGAAACAATTCAGATCATGAATACCAGTGTACCCTGCAAAAAGGCCACCCCACAAGACACGTAAGCTGGAGATATATCTCCTACTGTTGGATTGCTGATCCCTCAATCTGTAAGCCCTGCTTCTGATTTGATGTCCAATTACCATGACTAAGTCAGTCTTTTTCTTTTAAGGTATTCGCTAAGAACttctatgtgccggacaccgttctaaggggtggggtagatacaggataatcgtgttggacacagttcatgtcccacttggggctcgcaatcttaatccccattttacgatgaggtaagtgaggcacggatcaattaagcggcttgccccaaggtcacacagcagacaaatggcagattagaacacttctgactccaagacccattcattcattcattcgatcgtatttcttgagcacttactgtgtgcagagcactgtacgaagcgcttgggagaggacaacattacgataaacggacacagtccctgcccacaaccattctttaggccacgctgcttctcagttccttccctttcctgcacCTAGCTCTCCATCCTCAGCTCCCCACCCACGCTCCGGTATTTTTCTCTTTGCAACTACGCATAGCACGGTTGTTGCCACCAGCCAATGCCAGGAATGGAAAAACGAATGGGGGAATTTATGGCAGGAGAGTGTGAGAAGGGACCAAAGGgcgcagcagcacggcctagtgattacagcataggcctgggagtcagaaggactctgggttcaaatcctgcctctgccacttgtctgctgtgtgactttgggcaagtcaattcacttctctgtgcctcagtaacctcgtctctaaaatgaggattgagactatcagccccacatcagacagggacaacgtccaacccaatttgcttgtatccattccagtgttcagtacagggcccgacacttagcacttaaatattattattattttgagggctCAGGGCCTCAGCCCCGGGATGAGAACTGGGAACTTCATTTCCAGACTCGGTGCCCTCGGTGTTCTCAAGTGAGTACAGGTTGGGATCCAAAGGCAGCTAGAGGTGGTAACTGTGTCAATCCTGACCCTCTCAAGGTGGCTGACATAGGGAACGTTCTTAGATGGAGCCTCTACCAGGCCTTCTACGTTGGCTGTCACACACGCAAAGTCGGTGGGGAAGGGTGACCTTAGAGCGGACATGCAGCTTCCGCTGCCCACCCCGACTCCGTCTGACCTTGCTCGTGAATCACAGAAATCTGAATATTTCACTTCTCCGGCGATTCTCTGCTCCCCTTCGTCTCCTGTCATCCTCACTCCAAATTAGAAACGTTTAGTAAAAGGTGGTTTTAAAAATTCACCTATATAGCCATAGAGAGCTTTGGGAACACCCAATTTTCCTTCCTGATTCAGCCTTCCTCCACTCCCACATCCCCCCGAGGTTGCcggtggccgggcggggggctgTAATGTTGGAagcgcagggggaggggagagggtattTTAGGGAGGTTGACGCTAGCTGAGCCCCGGCACCCTGGTTCTGTCCATCTGCTGCACGGTACTGAGGGGGAAGCTGTTCCTGGGGCTGCTCGGCATGGCTCCAGCTCTCCCGCTGCCACGGCACGTGGCCCCGCCGGGCTCTGCACCTGAGTACACTGAGGGCCCCGAGTCTGGAAATGAAGTTCCCATCGACAATGCCAAATGGAGGAAGGGACCATCTGACCTGGTTCTAGGGGATTTCGATCCCGCGGGGTCCTGAAAACGctatactgggaagcagcgtggctcagtggaaagagcctgggcttcggagacagaggtcatgggttcgactcccggctctgccacttgtcagctgtgtgactgtgggcaagtcacttcacttctctgggccacagtgacctcatctgtaaaatggggattaactgtgagcctcacgtgggacgacctgatgaccctgtatctcccccggcgcttagaacagtgctctgcacatagtaagcgcttaacaaataccaacattattattatactgacacGGTACACTGGGCCATAGCGACATCGCACTGCGTAGCGTACGGCGCGACTGTAATGGCGTCGGGTGAGGGCTCGGCGAAATCAATTAGCCTCTAGCCCCATGGGAGGGTTAAAATCTGGCCCCGTGGAGGAGGGTCCCAGATGGGACCTTCTCAAGGGCTAGGCCTCTAGTCCTGGCCCCGCGTCCGGGCTCCAAGCACTGGAGAGCTGGCTTGGCTTGTTCCCGTGATCTTCCTCTAGGACCACGCTGTAACCTTTTCCTGGCTCCACACGAAGGCCTTCAAGTcgagccttccctcctccttccagatcCCATGTGGCTCGCTGTGGCTGTGCCCGTTCCTGGACGGTGCAGGATCTCCAGCCCCTGCCACGGTGGCTCAGGCTGCCCCCGCCACGGTGGCTCAGGCTGCCCCCAaggcccctctgctctctgccctccttccttccccagtggAAGTTCTCCACCAGCTACTATGGATGGCTCTGGGCCGGTCAGCTCCGTGAGACAGGCACAGCTGCCCGAAACCCAAACCAAAGTgaggttgtaatagtaataacgtttatattggttaagctcttcctatgtgccaagcactgttctaaccgctgggggagatacagggtaatcgggtcgtcccacttggggctcacagtcttgatcctcattttacagatgaggtaactgaggcaccgagaagtgaagtgacttgcccaaagtcacacagctgacaggcggcggagctgggattagaacccacgacctcggactcctaagcccgttctccttccactgagccacactgctcgtAAGAAGAACGAGTATAAAATGAATGAGTGGTCAACCCCTTGGAAGGCAGCAGAGGGGCTGAGGCAGTTttaccatcagtcaatggtatctagttagcgcttactatgtggagagcactgtattaagcgcttgggaaagcacagtactgtCCGTAATGCACTTGCTGtctagaccttaatataaataaattatttataatagacCATTTAAAGATAAGCAGACAAGTGttgcggggttggggagggggcaaatagcaaatgtccaggtcacagatctaagtgcaagttTAAGGAAGTATCCGACTCGCTGGTTTCGCCAGAAAGAGATTTTTGAAAATAGTGCGACCGTGACTATTTTCTACCTAAGGTTT
This window encodes:
- the C14H12orf29 gene encoding uncharacterized protein C12orf29 homolog isoform X1 encodes the protein MRRVFAVQRKTPCLFLTQLRPEEPSPKREQQPFKVLATETINHKALDADIYNAIPTEKVDGTCCYVTTYKGRPYLWARLDRKPNKQAEKRFKRFLYSKENTKEFVWNVEEDFKPVPERWIPAKEIEYLNGNPVPDENGHIPGWLPVEKNNKQYCWHSSVVNYEFETALVLNCHAGDPGLLEISAVPLSDLLEQTLELIGTNINANPYGLGSKKHPVHLLVPHGAFKIKSQPSLKHSDLLTWFESCREGKIEGIVWHCSDGCLIKVHRHHLGLRWPIPDTHMNSQPVVVNISSSKYGCDLDSKCLFSHFSKLDSQKFGSLRDIKLDG
- the C14H12orf29 gene encoding uncharacterized protein C12orf29 homolog isoform X2, with amino-acid sequence MTAADTGRGGHGMIPAALLRRQEKPFKVLATETINHKALDADIYNAIPTEKVDGTCCYVTTYKGRPYLWARLDRKPNKQAEKRFKRFLYSKENTKEFVWNVEEDFKPVPERWIPAKEIEYLNGNPVPDENGHIPGWLPVEKNNKQYCWHSSVVNYEFETALVLNCHAGDPGLLEISAVPLSDLLEQTLELIGTNINANPYGLGSKKHPVHLLVPHGAFKIKSQPSLKHSDLLTWFESCREGKIEGIVWHCSDGCLIKVHRHHLGLRWPIPDTHMNSQPVVVNISSSKYGCDLDSKCLFSHFSKLDSQKFGSLRDIKLDG